In one window of Micromonospora cathayae DNA:
- a CDS encoding helix-turn-helix transcriptional regulator, whose product MLDRTGLAEFLRRRREALQPEDVGLPRGQRRRTNGLRREEVAALCHMSVDYYSRLERERGPQPSHRMLASIAQGLHLSIDERDHLFRLAGQHPPPRGTSNDHVSPGLLRVLDRLDDTPAEIVTELGETLRQSPMGVALTGDTTRYTGPARSAGYRWFTDPAARQLYAPAEHPFLTRMFASGLRELVTVRGPGSRAAHLTGLLLARSEEFRRVWDDHEIGVRPRDVKQFVHPEIGPLELNCQRLVDPGEAHVLMVYTAVPGSESHEKLQMLSVIGGRAYP is encoded by the coding sequence GTGCTCGATCGCACCGGGCTGGCGGAGTTCCTCCGCAGGCGGCGGGAGGCACTGCAACCGGAAGACGTCGGTCTGCCGCGCGGGCAGCGGCGCAGGACGAACGGGCTACGCCGTGAGGAGGTCGCCGCGCTGTGTCACATGTCGGTCGACTACTACTCCCGTCTGGAGCGGGAACGTGGCCCGCAGCCGTCTCACCGGATGCTCGCCTCGATCGCCCAGGGCCTGCACCTGTCGATCGACGAACGTGACCACCTGTTCCGCCTGGCCGGCCAGCACCCGCCACCCAGGGGGACCTCCAACGACCACGTCAGTCCGGGCCTGCTGCGGGTGCTCGACCGGCTGGACGACACCCCCGCCGAGATCGTCACCGAACTGGGCGAGACCCTGCGACAGTCCCCGATGGGTGTCGCGCTCACCGGGGACACCACCCGGTACACCGGCCCGGCCCGCAGTGCGGGCTACCGGTGGTTCACCGATCCCGCCGCCCGGCAGCTCTACGCACCGGCGGAGCACCCCTTCCTGACCCGGATGTTCGCCTCCGGGCTGCGCGAACTGGTCACCGTCCGGGGCCCGGGGTCCCGGGCGGCCCACCTGACCGGGCTGCTGCTGGCCCGCAGCGAGGAGTTCCGGCGGGTGTGGGACGACCACGAGATCGGGGTACGCCCCCGTGACGTCAAGCAGTTCGTCCACCCCGAAATCGGCCCGCTCGAGTTGAACTGTCAACGGCTGGTCGACCCGGGTGAAGCCCACGTGCTGATGGTCTACACCGCCGTTCCGGGCAGTGAGAGCCACGAGAAACTCCAGATGCTCTCCGTCATCGGCGGGCGGGCGTATCCGTGA
- a CDS encoding SDR family oxidoreductase, with product MPRTRIDITVPDLSGKRAVVTGASDGMGLGIATRLAEAGAEVILPVRNPGKGEAAITTIRRTVPAAKLAPRSLDLSSLESVAALGDTLRAEGRPIHILINNAGVMRPPTRQTTADGFELQFGTNHLGHFALVGHLLPLLRAGRARVTSQVSIAARKGTINWDDLNWERSYHVMRAYSQSKIAFGLFGLELDRRSRAHGWGISSNIAHPGVAPPACWPPGRRSAEVGTSLSTV from the coding sequence ATGCCACGTACCCGCATCGACATCACCGTCCCCGACCTGTCCGGGAAGCGCGCCGTCGTCACCGGCGCGAGTGACGGGATGGGCCTGGGCATCGCCACGCGGCTGGCCGAGGCCGGCGCCGAGGTGATCCTGCCGGTCCGCAACCCGGGCAAGGGCGAGGCCGCGATCACCACGATCAGGCGGACCGTACCCGCGGCGAAGCTCGCGCCGCGCAGCCTGGATCTGTCCTCGCTGGAGTCGGTCGCGGCCCTCGGCGACACGCTGCGCGCGGAGGGCCGCCCGATCCACATCCTGATCAACAACGCGGGCGTGATGCGACCGCCGACCCGGCAGACCACGGCAGACGGGTTCGAGCTGCAGTTCGGCACCAACCACCTGGGGCACTTCGCGCTGGTCGGTCATCTGCTGCCGCTGCTGCGCGCCGGCCGCGCCCGGGTGACCTCGCAGGTCAGCATCGCCGCCCGCAAAGGCACGATCAACTGGGACGACCTGAACTGGGAACGTTCCTACCACGTCATGCGTGCCTACAGTCAGTCGAAGATCGCGTTCGGGTTGTTCGGTCTGGAGTTGGACCGGCGTAGCCGGGCGCACGGTTGGGGCATCAGCAGCAACATCGCCCACCCGGGGGTGGCTCCCCCAGCCTGTTGGCCGCCCGGCCGGAGATCGGCCGAGGTCGGGACATCCCTCAGTACCGTCTGA
- the dbpB gene encoding DGQHR domain-containing protein DpdB, protein MTETSERDTGRVNELRLPALKIDQGRGRSLFTFAVDGKLVPEIATVSRIRRDRNTELHGYQRPEVLSHVAAIRRYIETDASPLLPNAIVIAFDERVRFESAPGDVPEAPGYVRAGTLVIPLIDGPEHERPGFIVDGQQRCAAIRDARVDRFPVSVNAFITSETSDQRSQFILVNSTKALPKGLIHELLPGASGALPTPLRVRQLPATLLERLNFDSLRSPLHRMIQTPTNPGGYIKDNSMLRMLENSLSDGALYRYRNDNGLPRTGEMLSLLYNFWAAVQEVFPDAWNKPSRKSRLMHGAGIISMGYLMDAISHVRDNGQELVSTEEFVADLKTVAEDCHWTEGEWTFLDGAVRKWNDIQNTPRDIQRVADLLQNRYRVPQLR, encoded by the coding sequence GTGACCGAGACCTCCGAGCGTGACACCGGTAGGGTGAACGAACTCCGGCTCCCGGCGCTGAAGATCGATCAAGGACGCGGGCGTAGCCTCTTCACCTTCGCCGTCGACGGCAAGTTGGTACCGGAGATCGCCACGGTCTCCCGGATTCGCCGGGACCGAAACACCGAGCTGCACGGCTATCAACGGCCCGAGGTGCTCAGCCACGTGGCTGCGATCCGGCGTTACATCGAGACCGATGCAAGCCCTCTGCTGCCCAACGCCATCGTAATCGCGTTCGACGAGCGGGTCCGGTTTGAGTCGGCCCCCGGCGACGTCCCCGAGGCGCCGGGTTATGTCCGGGCGGGCACTTTGGTTATCCCACTGATCGATGGTCCGGAGCACGAGCGGCCAGGCTTCATCGTGGACGGCCAGCAGCGCTGCGCGGCAATTCGGGATGCCCGGGTCGACCGTTTCCCGGTCAGCGTCAACGCGTTCATCACCAGCGAGACCTCCGACCAGCGGTCTCAGTTCATCTTGGTCAACTCGACGAAGGCGCTGCCCAAGGGCTTGATCCATGAGTTGCTGCCGGGTGCGTCCGGCGCTCTGCCCACCCCACTGCGGGTCCGGCAGTTGCCGGCCACCCTGCTGGAACGGCTCAACTTCGATAGCCTGCGCTCACCGCTGCACCGCATGATCCAGACGCCCACCAACCCCGGTGGGTACATCAAGGACAACTCGATGCTGCGGATGCTGGAAAACAGCCTTTCCGACGGCGCGCTGTACCGATACCGCAACGACAACGGCCTGCCCCGCACCGGCGAAATGCTATCGCTGCTGTACAACTTCTGGGCTGCAGTGCAGGAGGTTTTCCCCGACGCCTGGAACAAGCCGTCCCGAAAATCCCGCCTCATGCACGGTGCCGGCATCATCAGCATGGGCTACCTGATGGACGCAATCAGTCACGTCCGAGACAATGGCCAAGAGCTCGTTAGCACCGAGGAGTTCGTCGCCGACCTCAAGACCGTTGCCGAGGACTGCCACTGGACCGAGGGTGAATGGACCTTCCTCGACGGTGCCGTCCGCAAGTGGAATGATATTCAGAACACCCCGCGAGACATCCAGCGGGTGGCGGACCTGCTGCAGAACCGTTACCGCGTGCCTCAACTGCGCTGA
- the dpdA gene encoding tRNA-guanine transglycosylase DpdA: MRFFFPDSQDQVDPTFDFVTEEHDPFRVRQRDDLYAHEVLTGAPFDGLLVSKAIVDGQVGSSAGKYTVAQRHRLYREGARRFFRLDHGNTPLKIMGDCGAFSYVSEVEPPYTVNEVIDFYHGCGFDYGISVDHVIFQYDPAASSDEAEQKGWAKRQRITLELAEKFRDRCDARGVTFTPYGVAQGWSPESYAAAVEKLQDFGYRHIALGGMVPLKSRDILACLAAVKPVLKDGMEVHLLGVSRCDDVPRFTEGGVTSFDSTSPFRQAFKDDRDNFYTPSRTYVALRVPQVDGNAKLKARIRSGEIGQGKAIELERKALDQLRRFDKDDTDVEAVVEALREYSDLWDGKSDRSSQYRETLTDRPWRDCSCDLCRKHGIEIAIFRGSERNKRRGFHNLYVFEQQVRARQARKDPA; the protein is encoded by the coding sequence GTGAGGTTCTTTTTCCCCGACAGTCAGGACCAGGTCGATCCCACTTTCGACTTCGTTACGGAGGAACACGATCCGTTCCGTGTGCGGCAGCGCGACGATCTCTATGCCCACGAGGTGCTGACCGGAGCCCCGTTCGACGGCTTGCTGGTCTCGAAGGCGATCGTCGATGGCCAAGTCGGCAGCAGCGCTGGGAAGTACACCGTCGCTCAGCGGCACCGCCTCTACCGGGAGGGCGCACGCCGATTCTTCCGGCTTGACCACGGCAACACCCCCCTCAAGATCATGGGAGACTGTGGGGCGTTCTCCTACGTCTCCGAGGTGGAACCGCCGTACACGGTGAACGAGGTGATTGACTTCTATCACGGATGCGGGTTCGACTACGGGATCTCCGTAGACCACGTCATCTTCCAGTACGATCCGGCCGCCAGCAGCGACGAGGCTGAGCAGAAGGGCTGGGCAAAGCGCCAGCGGATCACGCTCGAACTCGCGGAGAAGTTTCGTGACCGTTGTGATGCGCGCGGTGTCACGTTTACCCCGTATGGAGTGGCACAAGGCTGGAGCCCGGAGTCGTACGCCGCGGCGGTCGAGAAGCTGCAGGATTTCGGTTACCGTCACATTGCGCTCGGCGGAATGGTGCCGCTCAAGTCACGGGATATCCTGGCGTGTCTGGCAGCCGTGAAACCGGTACTTAAGGACGGTATGGAGGTCCACTTGCTGGGCGTCAGCCGATGTGACGACGTTCCGAGATTCACCGAGGGCGGAGTCACCAGCTTCGACAGTACCTCGCCGTTCCGGCAGGCGTTCAAGGACGACCGGGACAACTTCTATACGCCGTCGCGTACCTATGTCGCCCTACGCGTACCTCAGGTGGACGGCAACGCCAAGCTGAAGGCACGCATCCGGTCCGGTGAGATCGGCCAGGGCAAGGCGATCGAGTTGGAACGCAAGGCGCTAGACCAGCTCCGACGCTTCGACAAGGACGACACGGACGTGGAAGCCGTCGTGGAGGCGTTGCGGGAGTACAGCGACCTCTGGGACGGCAAGTCCGACCGCAGCAGTCAGTACCGCGAGACACTCACAGACCGCCCCTGGCGAGACTGCTCCTGCGACCTCTGCAGGAAACACGGAATCGAGATCGCGATCTTTCGCGGATCCGAACGCAACAAACGGCGTGGGTTCCACAACCTGTACGTCTTCGAACAGCAAGTCCGAGCACGACAAGCAAGGAAGGACCCCGCGTGA
- the dbpB gene encoding DGQHR domain-containing protein DpdB yields MTANSSATQLVRRALRIEQTGKYPMFMFALRADEVLQIADISRVSRDEAGSLIGYQRPEVRRHVAEIIEYLNTDGSLFPNPIILALSSRSRFESSRGPGASDGLATSGRLTIPLPAKGKTKPAWIVDGQQRALALSRTNRSEFPVPVTAFVADSVSLQRDQFLRVNNTRPLPRGLVTELLPEVDSPLPPRLAIRKAPAALCDVLNTEPISPMYGLIKRASTARDQAPHAVITDTVVVNMLNESLTSPSGCLFPYRDVSRNETDFDGILQALFIYWSAVRDTFPDAWGKPASKSRLMHGAGIRAMGRLMDRILGVVDPRGPNASETVRQHLALIAPYCRWTGGQWDELNMQWNEIENMHRHIQELSSYLIRVHRNSRAELA; encoded by the coding sequence ATGACCGCCAACTCCTCAGCCACGCAGTTGGTCCGTCGTGCGCTCCGAATCGAGCAGACCGGCAAGTACCCGATGTTCATGTTCGCCCTGCGTGCCGACGAGGTTCTGCAGATCGCCGATATCTCCCGGGTAAGCCGAGACGAGGCCGGCAGCCTAATCGGGTACCAACGACCGGAGGTGCGTCGCCACGTCGCCGAGATCATCGAGTACCTCAACACCGACGGATCACTGTTTCCTAACCCGATAATCCTGGCGCTATCGTCGCGAAGCCGATTCGAGTCGAGCCGAGGTCCGGGGGCCAGTGATGGGCTCGCGACCTCCGGCCGTCTGACGATTCCGCTGCCGGCTAAGGGGAAAACAAAACCTGCCTGGATCGTGGACGGCCAACAGCGTGCACTTGCCCTGTCACGAACCAACCGCAGCGAGTTCCCTGTGCCGGTGACCGCGTTCGTTGCCGACAGCGTCAGCCTGCAGCGCGACCAGTTCTTGCGGGTCAACAACACCCGTCCGCTCCCACGAGGTTTGGTCACCGAACTGCTGCCCGAGGTCGACAGCCCACTTCCTCCACGGCTGGCGATTCGCAAGGCCCCGGCGGCGCTGTGCGATGTGCTCAACACAGAGCCCATTTCACCGATGTACGGGCTGATCAAACGCGCTTCCACGGCGCGAGACCAGGCGCCGCATGCGGTCATCACCGATACCGTGGTTGTCAACATGCTGAATGAGAGTCTCACCTCACCGTCCGGATGCCTGTTTCCCTACCGGGACGTCAGCCGGAACGAGACCGACTTCGACGGCATCCTGCAGGCCTTGTTCATCTACTGGTCAGCGGTTCGGGACACTTTTCCGGACGCGTGGGGCAAGCCAGCAAGCAAGAGCAGGCTGATGCACGGCGCCGGCATTCGTGCGATGGGCCGGCTGATGGACCGCATCCTCGGCGTGGTCGATCCTCGTGGTCCCAACGCTTCCGAAACTGTTCGGCAGCACCTCGCCCTCATCGCGCCATATTGCCGCTGGACCGGGGGTCAATGGGACGAACTCAACATGCAATGGAACGAGATAGAGAACATGCATCGGCACATTCAAGAGTTGTCCAGCTATCTCATTCGCGTTCACCGGAACTCCCGGGCGGAACTCGCGTGA
- the folE2 gene encoding GTP cyclohydrolase FolE2, translating into MLPDVQGLPDERGVALDEVGIEGLRYPLLIADGQGVKRETVATVDMSVGIGADVKGAHLSRFVEVLHAWRDQLDRASALSLAEDVRTRLGTDKAQVRLSFAYFLERPAPVTGALSFSEYQCSLSVTSSDYGTSLELQVRVPVTSVCPCSKAISDRGAHNQRGYVTVAAAPEHQSQIWFDDLIDVAEASGSSPVYALLKRPDERHVTMTGYDNPVFVEDMARHVAVALRQDARVARFRVRVVNDESIHNHAAYAQLGWTTTAATGDV; encoded by the coding sequence ATGTTGCCAGACGTGCAGGGACTGCCGGACGAGCGGGGCGTCGCCCTGGACGAAGTCGGCATCGAGGGCCTGCGGTACCCGCTGCTGATCGCCGACGGGCAGGGCGTCAAACGCGAGACGGTCGCTACCGTCGACATGTCGGTCGGCATCGGCGCGGACGTTAAGGGCGCACACCTGAGCCGCTTCGTCGAGGTACTGCACGCCTGGCGGGACCAACTCGACCGGGCGAGCGCGCTGAGCCTGGCCGAGGACGTCCGGACCCGGCTCGGCACCGATAAGGCCCAGGTCCGGCTATCGTTCGCGTACTTCCTCGAGCGCCCGGCACCGGTGACTGGAGCCCTGTCTTTCTCCGAGTATCAATGTAGCCTATCGGTCACTTCGAGCGACTATGGTACATCGCTGGAGCTTCAGGTCCGAGTCCCGGTGACCAGCGTCTGCCCCTGCAGCAAGGCAATCAGCGACCGGGGCGCACACAACCAGCGCGGTTACGTCACCGTTGCGGCAGCGCCGGAGCATCAATCGCAGATCTGGTTCGACGACCTTATCGATGTCGCGGAGGCCTCGGGGTCATCGCCGGTATACGCGCTCCTGAAGCGTCCCGACGAAAGGCACGTCACCATGACCGGGTACGACAACCCGGTCTTCGTTGAGGACATGGCGCGCCATGTTGCGGTCGCACTGCGGCAAGACGCTCGAGTCGCCCGCTTCCGGGTGCGTGTTGTCAACGACGAGAGCATCCACAATCACGCTGCCTATGCGCAGTTAGGCTGGACGACGACCGCTGCCACCGGGGACGTGTGA
- the queD gene encoding 6-carboxytetrahydropterin synthase QueD, translating into MEIFREFTFEAAHRLPNVPEGHKCARLHGHSYRIQLHVTGEVDPQAGWLMDFGDLKKAFQPLHAQLDHYYLNEVPGLENPTSEVLARWIWDRLIDKLPLSAVMVRETCTSGCLYQGKP; encoded by the coding sequence ATGGAAATATTCCGGGAGTTTACCTTCGAGGCCGCCCACCGGCTGCCCAACGTGCCCGAAGGCCACAAGTGCGCCCGGTTGCACGGTCACTCCTATCGAATTCAACTGCACGTCACCGGCGAGGTTGACCCGCAAGCCGGTTGGCTGATGGACTTCGGCGACCTAAAAAAGGCATTCCAGCCGTTGCATGCCCAACTCGACCACTACTACCTGAATGAGGTGCCGGGGCTGGAGAACCCGACCAGCGAGGTGCTCGCCCGCTGGATCTGGGACCGGCTCATCGACAAACTGCCGCTGTCTGCCGTGATGGTTCGCGAGACCTGCACCTCAGGCTGCCTCTATCAAGGAAAGCCGTGA
- the queE gene encoding 7-carboxy-7-deazaguanine synthase has translation MYRVKEIFYTLQGEGSHAGRPAVFCRFTSCNLWTGREKDRHRAICQFCDTDFVGTDGPGGGRFHTAADLASAVTRAWAGEPHERSKPYVVCTGGEPLLQLDDDAVHALHDAGFEVAVETNGTQPAPAGLDWICVSPKAGAPVVLTRGHDLKLVFPQVGAEPEMFEDLEFEHFMLQPMDGPARVANTEAAVRYCMKHPQWRLSLQTHKYIGIA, from the coding sequence ATGTACCGCGTCAAGGAGATCTTCTACACCCTGCAGGGTGAAGGCTCGCATGCTGGCCGGCCGGCCGTGTTCTGCCGGTTCACCAGTTGCAACCTGTGGACCGGCCGGGAGAAGGATCGACATCGGGCCATCTGCCAGTTCTGCGACACCGACTTCGTCGGCACCGACGGTCCTGGTGGCGGGCGTTTCCACACTGCGGCGGACTTGGCCTCTGCGGTGACCCGGGCCTGGGCAGGTGAGCCACACGAGCGGAGCAAGCCCTATGTCGTCTGCACCGGGGGCGAGCCGCTACTGCAACTCGACGACGATGCCGTGCATGCCCTTCATGACGCCGGTTTCGAGGTCGCGGTCGAGACCAACGGGACGCAGCCGGCCCCGGCCGGTCTCGACTGGATCTGCGTCAGCCCGAAAGCTGGTGCACCGGTGGTGTTGACCCGCGGACACGACTTGAAACTAGTCTTCCCGCAGGTCGGGGCCGAACCCGAAATGTTCGAAGACCTGGAGTTCGAGCACTTCATGCTTCAACCAATGGACGGGCCGGCCCGAGTGGCAAACACCGAAGCGGCGGTCCGCTACTGTATGAAGCATCCGCAATGGCGTCTAAGTCTACAAACGCACAAATACATAGGAATCGCATGA
- the queC gene encoding 7-cyano-7-deazaguanine synthase QueC, which yields MSETKQKAVVLLSGGLDSATVLAMALHEGYEAYALSFRYGQRHTVELDAASAVAKQLGVRNHVIADIDLRAFGGSALTDDGIEVPHYGSVDDVSQDIPVTYVPARNTIFLSFALAWAETLAACDVFIGVNALDYSGYPDCRPEFIAAYETMANLATKAGVEGRQRLRIHTPLIELTKAETIRRGLELGVDYSLTHSCYDPVDGRACGTCDSCLLRGRGFAGLGLTDPALAPAAR from the coding sequence ATGTCTGAGACGAAGCAGAAGGCGGTGGTCCTGCTCAGTGGCGGCCTTGACTCCGCTACGGTGCTCGCGATGGCCTTGCATGAGGGATATGAGGCCTACGCGTTGAGTTTCCGGTACGGACAGCGTCATACGGTCGAGCTGGACGCCGCGAGTGCGGTCGCGAAGCAGCTCGGGGTCCGTAACCACGTCATTGCCGACATCGACCTGCGCGCCTTCGGGGGCTCCGCGCTGACAGACGACGGGATCGAGGTGCCGCACTACGGCAGCGTTGATGACGTGAGCCAGGACATCCCAGTTACCTACGTGCCCGCACGTAACACAATCTTCCTGTCCTTCGCCCTGGCCTGGGCGGAGACACTTGCTGCTTGCGACGTGTTCATCGGGGTGAACGCGCTCGATTACAGCGGCTACCCGGACTGCCGTCCCGAGTTCATCGCGGCTTACGAAACCATGGCGAACCTGGCGACGAAGGCCGGCGTGGAAGGTCGCCAGCGCCTGCGGATCCACACTCCGCTCATCGAGTTGACCAAGGCGGAGACCATCCGCCGCGGGCTGGAGTTAGGCGTCGACTACTCCCTGACGCACAGTTGCTACGACCCGGTTGACGGCCGGGCGTGTGGGACGTGCGACTCATGCCTGCTGCGGGGCCGCGGGTTCGCGGGGCTTGGTCTCACTGACCCGGCTCTGGCACCTGCCGCCAGGTGA
- the dpdD gene encoding protein DpdD produces the protein MSNATALRAAAGDLSRFRELAERVDILLDKQLTRWTPGVGHWLILPLVRKPQGFYLVSAGNEGQRQGREVLEAFLGPAVATLESVEPDPGGCPVDAALRDAGLERLSLIRRLGVEPGQMLQRIETLVSVRMDRGEIHTRPLLHSFVDLLRDFRLALLRRDGTQAENLLTALRGTGRLSRENLRFLEIEKLGKLERWRELAELANLPEVLQARRPRAVNEILLDMVWHTEFGDRGKTGPGNAESRFAALLGSVDVPSTPHGRAAVLVSGVAQADHGRVERVLAAAADETERVWLQSLLPTREAPIHISDESVAHLYQQGRYPAAVAAFLRSPSAEAVDAAVESVLNSEDSARARQVLAHAHAFLASGKVKRHRRLNRDLEELESLAGNTVDGWLDWARRLARAERWPEAEKTLRSSFGDWPDAGRLSANEADAFSVALFEGCTGVNQDQTRLALDLLCRAATTTVGTVAGTIADAVLTVLSEQDNLSGPVRDAYLDLLERLVGTGPTAKDYREWVEGAGALWHKIAAPSAADWGIALVDMLQEAPAPDDGIRRTVATQVVIRSQEFRHRLSSRQDTEIALLATELGLSVKARPADAPAEDDVWSRLDGKLVGVYSLLPLAAERLKERLNRLATPADVVGNADHVATATLRSFATRADYLVVDTWHATHAATGAIDDARPRSRQVLPRGRGITGFVQAIEEALRSDSRRP, from the coding sequence ATGAGCAACGCGACGGCCCTGCGGGCGGCGGCCGGAGACCTCAGCCGATTTCGGGAGCTCGCCGAGCGGGTCGACATCCTGCTGGACAAACAGCTCACCCGCTGGACCCCCGGCGTCGGTCACTGGCTGATCCTTCCGCTTGTCCGCAAGCCTCAGGGCTTCTATCTGGTGTCCGCGGGCAATGAGGGGCAGCGACAGGGACGTGAGGTGCTAGAGGCATTCCTCGGCCCGGCGGTAGCGACCCTCGAATCGGTGGAACCGGACCCTGGCGGGTGCCCAGTCGACGCCGCGCTACGGGACGCCGGTCTTGAGCGGTTGTCGCTGATCCGACGACTCGGCGTCGAACCCGGCCAGATGCTCCAGCGGATCGAAACGCTCGTCTCGGTACGGATGGACCGGGGAGAGATTCACACCCGGCCGCTTCTGCACTCGTTCGTGGATCTCCTGCGAGACTTCCGCCTTGCGCTGTTACGGCGGGACGGGACACAAGCCGAGAACCTACTGACCGCGCTTCGCGGTACTGGGCGGCTGAGCCGGGAGAATCTGCGGTTCCTTGAGATCGAGAAACTGGGGAAGCTGGAACGCTGGCGAGAGTTGGCCGAGTTGGCCAATCTGCCGGAAGTTTTGCAGGCACGACGACCACGCGCCGTCAACGAGATCCTCCTTGACATGGTCTGGCACACCGAGTTCGGTGATCGGGGCAAGACCGGGCCGGGAAATGCCGAGTCCCGGTTTGCGGCGTTGCTCGGATCCGTCGATGTGCCGAGCACCCCACATGGTCGTGCGGCCGTCCTGGTGTCCGGCGTTGCCCAGGCCGACCACGGCAGGGTCGAGCGAGTTCTGGCCGCCGCAGCCGATGAGACCGAGCGGGTCTGGCTGCAGAGCCTGCTGCCCACCCGCGAGGCCCCGATCCACATTTCCGATGAGTCGGTGGCGCACCTGTACCAGCAGGGCCGATACCCGGCCGCAGTGGCGGCTTTTCTCCGCTCGCCCAGTGCCGAGGCCGTGGACGCGGCCGTCGAATCGGTGCTGAACAGCGAGGACAGCGCACGTGCCAGGCAGGTTCTGGCGCACGCCCACGCGTTCCTCGCCTCGGGGAAGGTGAAACGGCACCGCCGTCTCAACCGGGATTTGGAGGAACTGGAGAGCCTGGCCGGCAATACCGTCGACGGCTGGCTGGACTGGGCCCGGCGGCTCGCCCGGGCTGAGCGCTGGCCGGAGGCGGAGAAGACCCTTCGGTCGTCGTTCGGCGACTGGCCGGACGCCGGCCGGCTGTCGGCAAACGAAGCGGACGCGTTCAGTGTTGCCCTCTTCGAGGGATGTACCGGCGTGAACCAGGACCAGACGAGGCTCGCGCTCGACCTGCTGTGCCGGGCGGCCACGACGACGGTCGGAACCGTGGCCGGCACGATTGCCGACGCCGTACTGACCGTCCTGAGCGAACAGGACAACCTCAGTGGCCCAGTCCGGGACGCCTACCTGGACCTGCTGGAGAGGCTGGTCGGTACCGGCCCGACGGCCAAGGACTATCGGGAGTGGGTGGAGGGCGCCGGCGCCCTATGGCACAAGATCGCTGCGCCTTCCGCAGCCGATTGGGGAATCGCCCTGGTCGACATGTTGCAGGAGGCTCCGGCTCCGGACGACGGTATCCGCCGTACCGTGGCAACTCAGGTAGTCATCAGGAGTCAAGAGTTTCGGCACCGGCTGAGCAGCCGGCAGGACACCGAGATTGCCCTGCTGGCGACCGAGCTCGGCCTGTCGGTCAAGGCCAGGCCAGCTGACGCGCCCGCCGAGGACGACGTATGGTCGCGCCTCGACGGCAAACTGGTCGGCGTCTACTCGCTGCTGCCACTAGCCGCGGAACGCCTCAAGGAACGCCTCAACAGGCTCGCAACTCCCGCCGACGTGGTGGGCAACGCCGACCACGTGGCCACAGCGACGCTGCGCTCGTTCGCCACCCGGGCCGACTACCTGGTGGTGGACACCTGGCATGCCACACACGCGGCTACCGGCGCGATTGACGATGCACGACCACGTTCCCGGCAGGTCCTTCCGAGAGGCCGGGGCATCACGGGGTTCGTCCAGGCGATTGAGGAAGCGCTGCGTTCGGACAGTAGGCGCCCTTAG
- the dpdK gene encoding phospholipase D-like domain-containing protein DpdK produces the protein MSRVIHRSQAQNEIETKKLLGAVLAAELVVPSTHLWLVAPSVADMEMLDNSAGMYTELSRFGRRAIRLAEVLGALADRGASIVVVTSFDQRNRAFRHRLEFLAQDLRVSDRVRFVVDDIEQSGAKTLVGDDFVLTGGMDLTYGGIELRECQVELRADLPYVTEARMEMWDRFGDAPR, from the coding sequence GTGAGTCGGGTCATCCACAGGTCGCAGGCGCAGAACGAAATCGAGACGAAGAAGCTGCTAGGTGCCGTCCTTGCCGCCGAGTTGGTAGTGCCCAGCACACATCTTTGGCTGGTGGCGCCGTCGGTGGCGGACATGGAGATGCTGGACAACAGTGCCGGGATGTACACCGAGTTGTCGCGATTCGGGCGCCGCGCGATCCGGCTCGCCGAGGTCCTTGGCGCTCTCGCCGATAGGGGTGCGTCGATCGTGGTCGTGACGAGCTTCGACCAGCGAAATCGGGCATTTCGGCACCGGTTGGAGTTCCTCGCTCAAGATTTGCGCGTTAGTGACCGAGTGCGGTTCGTCGTCGACGACATCGAGCAGTCCGGGGCGAAGACGCTGGTCGGCGATGACTTCGTGCTGACCGGTGGCATGGATCTCACCTACGGTGGCATTGAACTTCGGGAGTGCCAGGTGGAGTTGCGGGCCGACCTACCGTACGTTACCGAGGCCCGGATGGAGATGTGGGACCGGTTCGGAGACGCGCCGCGATGA